GGACGGTCCCTAGCCGATCACGGTTCTTTCTGGCACAGTCTCCTGGCACGAGCAGAATCCGACTTATCCGCGGGCACCTCGCGCCGCATGTCGATGCAGGGAAACCGGCCACGATGGAAATCGTTCGGCCAGGTCGGGCGCGAGGTGAATGGGGCAGGGGGAGTACGACGTGACCGACGTGGCCAGGGAGAACGAGCGGCTTCGCCGCCTGTGGAAGGAATACGCGCCCCGCTACGACAACGACATGGTGCGCCTGGAACGCATGCTGCTCGACGACGGGCGGGCGTGGGCATGCGGCCAGGCCAAGGGGGACGTCCTCGAAGTCGCCATCGGCAGCGGCCGGAACATGGAGTTCTACCCGGACGGCATCGCGGTGACCGGCATCGATCTGAGTCCCGAGATGCTCGATCTGGCCCGGAGCCGGGCCAGTGAACTGGGTCGCGAGGTCACCCTCCAGGAGGCCGACGCCCACGCGATGCCCTTCGAGGACGACACGTTCGACACGGTCGTCTGCACCCTCGGGCTCTGCAGCGTGCCCGATCACCGGAAGGTGATCGACGAGATGTACCGGGTGCTGCGCCCCGGCGGGAGGCTGGTGCTGCTCGACCATGTCGGCAGCCACATCCGGCTGATCCGCTGGTGGCAGCGCGCCCTGGAGAAGGCCATGCTCCGCCAGTGCGGGGACCACCAGACCCGTCGGCCGTACCCGTTGGTCAAGGAGGCCGGATTCCTCGTCGAGCACCGGGACCGCCGCAAGCTGGGGTGCGTCGAGCGGGTCGCCGCGCGCAAACCCGTGGCGTAACGCCCGCGGCGCTGCCTCCCTGTGCCGGGCGGCACCCTTTCCCGCTTCCCCGCGGAATGCGGCATACCGCCGCGTCGTGCACCGGCAAGAAGATCGTTTCCGCGTTTCCATGGTTCCGCGTTCCCGCGATTCCGCTTTCCGTGCGCGGACCTCAAACCTACGCTCTAGCGAAGGATGACACGACATGACATCCGTGGCGGATACCTGGGGAATTCACGAGGCGCAGTTCTGGCTGCGCGGCCAGGCGCCGGAAGCCCCGGTGCGCTTCGATCCGCAGGCCGGACTCTGGTGCATCTTCGGCTATCGGGAGGTACAGCAGGTTTTCTCCGATCCTGCGACGTTCTCCTCGAACACCCAGCGCCTTGTGCCTCCGGAAATGCGGGAGGGCGCCGACCGGTTCAGTGAGGGCAACCTCATTCAGATGGACGCGATGGAGCACAAGAAGCTCCGTGGACTGATCAGCCACGCCTTCACTCCGAAGGTGGTGGCCGATATGGAACCACGCATCGCCGCCCTCACCCACGAACTGCTCGACGCCGTGGCCGACGGCGGCCGTATGGAATTGGTCAACGACCTGGCCTACCCGCTTCCCGTCATCGTCATCGCCGAGCTGCTCGGAGTGCCGGCCTCGGACCGGGACAAGTTCCGGGACTGGGGAACCGCGCTCATGGAGAGCACTCAGGAGTTCTCCTTCGTCGACCGGACCGAAGAGCAGAGCCGACGCCTTCAGGAGGCCATGCAGCAGGTCGGGAAACTCTCCGACTACCTGCGCGAACACGTTCTCGACCGCCGGAAGAACCCCCGCGACGACCTCATCACCAAGCTGGTTCAGGCCGAGGTGGACGGTGAACGCCTCACCGACAACGAGGTCGTCAACTTCTCCAACGTGCTGCTGATCGCCGGGCACATCACGACCACGATGCTGTTGGGCAACTCGATCCTGTGTCTGGACAGCCACCCGGAGTGGCTCGCCCGGGTGCGCGCGGACCGCGCGCTGGTGCCGGCCGCGATCGAGGAGTCGCTGCGGTACTACAGCCCCTTCGCGGGAACGGCGCGTGCCACGACCGTCGACGTGGAACTCGGCGGTGAGCGCATTCCCGCCGATTCCCTGGTGGTGACCTTCCTCGGCGTGGCGAACCGCGACCCGAAGGTGTTCACCGACCCCGACACCTTCGACCCGCTGCGCGACCCGAACCCCCACATGGCGTTCGGCCGGGGGGCGCACTTCTGCATCGGCGCGCCGCTCGCCCGCCTGGAGGGCAGGGTGGCGCTGAACATCCTGCTGGACCGCTTCCCGAACCTGCGCAGCGACCCGGACCGGCCGCCCCGGTTCCTGCCGAGCCTCAGCATGACCGGCCCCGAGGAACTGCCGCTGGTGTTCTGACGCCCAGGCGTTCGGTGCGGGCCCCGTCCCGCACCGAAGAGCGGGTGCCGGACCGCGTGCTATGTTCGGCCGATGTCCAGCCTTGACCTCATCACGGAACGCTCCGATCCCGCTGTGCAGCGCATCATCGATGTCACGAAGCACTCGCGGGCCGTCGTCAAGACGGTACTGATCGAGGACATCGAGCCACTGCTGCAGAGCATCCGGGCCGGAGTCGGGTTCATCGAGATCTACGGGCTCGACACCGTGACCCTGCCGGACGAACTGCTCGACCTGTGCGCCCGGCGCGACATCCCGGTCCGGCTGCTCGCCGCCCCCGTCGCCAACCAGGTCTTCAAGACGGAGAAGAAGCCGAAGGTCTTCGGCCTGGCCCGGGTCCCCAAGCCGACCCGCCTCGCGGACCTGTCCGCCACGACCGGTGACCTCATTCTCCTCGACGGCGTGAAGATCGTCGGCAATATCGGCGCCATCGTGCGCACCTCGTTCGCCCTCGGCGCCTCGGGCATCGTCCTCGTGGACAGCGATCTCGGAACCATCGCCGACCGACGGCTGATCAGGGCGAGCCGGGGCTATGTGTTCTCCCTTCCCATCGTCCTCGCGTCCCGGGACGAGGCGCTCAAGTACGTCCAGGACAACGGCGTGCGCCCGGTGGTCTTCGAAGCCGGCGGGGAGCTCACGGTCGGCGATCTGGACGGCATGGACGAGCGCCTCGTCCTGATGTTCGGCAGTGAGAGGACCGGCCCGTCGGGCGAGTTCGCGCACACGGCCGCCACGTCGGTCTCCATCCCGATGAACCCCGCGGCGGAGTCGCTCAACGTCTCGGTCTCGGCCGGGATCGCCCTGAACGCCCGCGCCCGCCGCAATCTCGGCCGGTAGCCCCGGTCGGCCGGATCACGGCCGTCGCGGTGCCCGTCTTCCGCCTGCCCCACCCCGAAATGGAGGTAGGGCCCCGATACCTCGGGCGGTGAGGTACGGGGGCCCTACGGATCGGGGGACGGCGGACCGGTCAGGTGCCCGCCGTCCCGGGCGGGGCGTTCAGGCGTGTCCGGGGTCAGACGCCCGCGACCGACTGGATCCAGGACCGGTACGCGGTGACGTTCGTGTACGCGGTCGTGGTCTGGCGGTCGCTGGTGGACGCGACGCCGACCTGGATGCCGTTCGCCGTCATCGGACCGCCGGAGTCGCCGCCGGCGGTGATGCCGTTGCCGCGGCGGGCGCAGATCGCCGAGCCGCCGTACGCGTCACCGCAGCCGCCGGTGACCGTCACGTTGGCGACCTTCAGGTAGCGCGACTGGCAGTTCGCCTCCGAGCCGCACTGCGAGGTCGCGCCCCAGCCCCAGACCTGGACGCTCTGCCCGACGCTCACCGAGCCCGGCGAGCCGAGGCGGGAATAGGTCGCCTGCACGGAACGGTCCAGCCGCACGAGCGCCAGGTCCGAGCTGTGGGTGTAGGTCTGGGCGCCGTTCGCGACGACACCGCCGCTGTGCTGGTCCAGGCTGCCGATGCGGAACGACAGGCCGCCGCCGGTGACGCAGTGCTTGGCGGTGAGGATCCAGGTCGGCGCGATGATCGTCGCCGAACAGGTCTCTCTGCCGTTCGAGAAGAGCCGGGCGGCCCAGGGGGCGTTCTGGGCGTAACCGCCGCCGATGATCTGGGTGGTGGGCGGCGGGGCGTCCTGGAGCGGCGGCGCGGGTGCGGCCGTC
This sequence is a window from Streptomyces parvus. Protein-coding genes within it:
- a CDS encoding cytochrome P450; amino-acid sequence: MTSVADTWGIHEAQFWLRGQAPEAPVRFDPQAGLWCIFGYREVQQVFSDPATFSSNTQRLVPPEMREGADRFSEGNLIQMDAMEHKKLRGLISHAFTPKVVADMEPRIAALTHELLDAVADGGRMELVNDLAYPLPVIVIAELLGVPASDRDKFRDWGTALMESTQEFSFVDRTEEQSRRLQEAMQQVGKLSDYLREHVLDRRKNPRDDLITKLVQAEVDGERLTDNEVVNFSNVLLIAGHITTTMLLGNSILCLDSHPEWLARVRADRALVPAAIEESLRYYSPFAGTARATTVDVELGGERIPADSLVVTFLGVANRDPKVFTDPDTFDPLRDPNPHMAFGRGAHFCIGAPLARLEGRVALNILLDRFPNLRSDPDRPPRFLPSLSMTGPEELPLVF
- a CDS encoding trypsin-like serine protease, yielding MRISRLMPAVAAAAACVLSLFAPSATAAPAPPLQDAPPPTTQIIGGGYAQNAPWAARLFSNGRETCSATIIAPTWILTAKHCVTGGGLSFRIGSLDQHSGGVVANGAQTYTHSSDLALVRLDRSVQATYSRLGSPGSVSVGQSVQVWGWGATSQCGSEANCQSRYLKVANVTVTGGCGDAYGGSAICARRGNGITAGGDSGGPMTANGIQVGVASTSDRQTTTAYTNVTAYRSWIQSVAGV
- the nshR gene encoding NshR/TsnR family 23S rRNA methyltransferase, whose translation is MSSLDLITERSDPAVQRIIDVTKHSRAVVKTVLIEDIEPLLQSIRAGVGFIEIYGLDTVTLPDELLDLCARRDIPVRLLAAPVANQVFKTEKKPKVFGLARVPKPTRLADLSATTGDLILLDGVKIVGNIGAIVRTSFALGASGIVLVDSDLGTIADRRLIRASRGYVFSLPIVLASRDEALKYVQDNGVRPVVFEAGGELTVGDLDGMDERLVLMFGSERTGPSGEFAHTAATSVSIPMNPAAESLNVSVSAGIALNARARRNLGR
- a CDS encoding class I SAM-dependent methyltransferase → MTDVARENERLRRLWKEYAPRYDNDMVRLERMLLDDGRAWACGQAKGDVLEVAIGSGRNMEFYPDGIAVTGIDLSPEMLDLARSRASELGREVTLQEADAHAMPFEDDTFDTVVCTLGLCSVPDHRKVIDEMYRVLRPGGRLVLLDHVGSHIRLIRWWQRALEKAMLRQCGDHQTRRPYPLVKEAGFLVEHRDRRKLGCVERVAARKPVA